The sequence below is a genomic window from Candidatus Dependentiae bacterium.
CAAAAAGTAATGGTTTTACACTTATTGAAGTTCTGCTTGCAATGACGCTTGTAGGCGTGGTTCTTACTCCTATTTATTCATTGCAAAATACTGTATTTACTAGAGTATTAAAGATGGTCAATGCTGTAGAGCGTATGTTTGTAGCTTATGATTTTTTTCTTGATGAAGAAAATGTTCTTCGACAAAATAGGAAAAAGAAAAAAGAACAAAAAAAAATAACCAAAAAAATTGATGATCCATCAACTGAGCTTATCTATGAAGTTCAAGATGTACCTAAAGATTCAGCATTACAAAAAAATTTTAACAATCTTTACATTGAAAAAACAACATGGGATTGGCAAGAGGGAAACAAAAAGAGGTCAGATCAATTTATTAATATTTTGTTCGAACCTCCTATGCCAAAAAAACAAGAAAAAAAAGATGAAGCAAAAGATAAACCTCCTTCGGACAAGCAGGGTGATCAGGATGATAAAGAACAACAAAAAGGAACACCGCAGTCTCGTGGAGATACAGCTCGTGGAGGTAAAAAATGAAATCAGGATTTACCTTACTTGAAATTTTAATCGCCACCGCAATCTCTTCTCTATTGATGACGATTTTATTTTTTTCATATAATCAAATGAACAATGTTGTGCGATATGTGACAGACTATACTGATATTTTTGATAGTGCAATTTTAGTTGAACAGCAAATTACAAAAGACATTGCAGGTGCATTTATTCCTGTGCAGGCAATTGAACCAAAGGCCAAAGGTCAAAAAGAGGCATCAACTGATGAACAACAACAACAATTAGAACCGGAAAAAAAAGAACAAAAACGGGCGGTTTTAAAGGATCCCTTTGTGAGCAAAAATGTGGGTAAAAATATGAGTATGCTCAGTTTTATTACAGCAAATCCAATGCGTGTTTATTGGGGCAAAAAAACTGGAGAGCCAAAGCCGAGCATCGCTCGTGTGGTATATACATTACAAGAGGATAAGAATTCACCTAAAAATCAGCCTCGCTTTTCATTATATCGTCAAGAGGGCAAAGGGTTAGAGTTGGCTCCTTATACAAAAAAAGAGAGTTCAATTGAGAGATATTTAATTGCTGAGAATATTGAATCCTGTACTTTATCTTTTTTCGTAACGGTTGAAAAAGAGTCGGAGCAAGAAGTATCTGGAAAATCTCAAAATAATAAAGATACGTCTGAAGTTAAAAAGCAAAAAAAAGAGAAAGAGGTTGAGATTAAAACTTTTGATGATTGGCATATTAATGAAGATAAAAAAGATGCGCGTTCAAAATCAAAGTTGCCGGATATAGTTTCCATGGAAATTACTTTGGCCGATGAAGTTGGGCGTCGTAATCGTACATTTAAGTTTGCTGTAGGCGTTGCAGCTAAGTTTACCGAAATTCCTGAACCCAAAGATCAAAATGAAAAAGAAGAAAAAAAACCTGGTCCGCAACCAAGTAAGCAACAAGCGAAAAAAGAAGTTTTAGTGACTGGAGCAAATTCAGTGGTTCAAAATATACGTGCAATGTTCAGGACTTAAATATATGAATAAAAATAAAAAAGGCTTTGTGCTCATTTTTAGTTTAATGCTCATTTTTTTATGTATGTTTTTAGTTATGTACATTACCAATCGTGGGACAACATTTGTTCCCTATGCAACAATTGCTATTGAAAGAAAGCAAGCTTATATTCTTGCTCAAAGTGGTGTGCAGCTAGCAATCAGTCAAATTATTGCACCAAAGGTACAACAAAAAAAAGAAACAAAAGAGGATGAAAAAAAGAAGGAGCCATCTGAAGAGGAACAAGTAAAAGATATGCTTACGGTTATTTTGCCCACTTTAAATCGGTGGCAAGAGATAAAACTCACTGAAAATATTGAGGGTATTGATGCTACGATTAAATTTTGTATCATGTGTGAAAATGGTAAGTTTAATCTAAACTCTTTTTATGACTTTAAAAGTAAAAAATTTATCAATTTGATAAAAGATGCTGATAGTAAAAAAGCGGCGCAAGATATTTTCAAAACAGTTAAAACTGTTATGGGAGGTAAAGAGTTATTTGGCTCTTTTGAACAGCAACTGAAGAATCGTGATATATTCTTCAATGATGCAACTGAGCTGCTCACATCTGCATTTGAACCATTTAAAAATGCATTGTTCTATGAGCCACCGTCAGGTGACAAAGAGGGGGGTAAAATAAAGCAACCTGTTTATCTTATGGATCTGTTTACTGTCTGGACCTCAAACCCCCAAATTAATCCATGGTTGATGTCAGATTCAGTATCAGCTGTGTTTAATTTCAAGCGTGCGCAACCTGGAGACACACAAGAAAGAAAAAAGGTAGTTGCACAATGGCTGAAACCATTTAAACTTAAAGCTCAGTGGCAAAAAGATTGGAATAGCCAATTATCGTCACTTTATGGAAAAGAATATAATAGTATACCCAAAAGTTTACAGCCGTTTTTGAGCAGTACGTTTGAAGCAAACGTTTTTTCTATTTTAACTTATGCAACCGTAGGTCGTGTTACACAGCGCTTACTTACTATTGTTGAACGTTTACCATCAAAGGATGATGATCCTGAAGATGTTGTAATAAAAAAAGTTTACTGGCTGTGATCTTTGTTAAGGAACAACTTTGCGATATACCCGAGAAACGAAGGTCGGCATTTTTGTTTTGGCTGCAATTGCAGTATTTGGCTATATGAGTTTTTATCTTGGTATGTTTCGTTTTGATCATGATCAATATGTTCGTCATACCTTGTATTTTCAAGATATCTCAGGATTGCTCAAAAAAGCTGAAGTAAAAATAGCCGGTGTCAATATTGGTTGGATTCATGATATTTCATTAGTTGATAAAGATGGCATGTGTGCACGTGCTGATGTTATGATTGATAAAGCTTATCATTTGTATCAAGATGCATATGGCGTTGTGCGTCAAGAGGGCATTATAGGGCCGGTTTATCTTGAAATTGTGCCGGGTGATCCATCGTTGCCGCAACTTATGCCGGGAAGCTCATTGGTCCGTCCGCAGACAGAGCC
It includes:
- a CDS encoding prepilin-type N-terminal cleavage/methylation domain-containing protein — encoded protein: MIHSKSNGFTLIEVLLAMTLVGVVLTPIYSLQNTVFTRVLKMVNAVERMFVAYDFFLDEENVLRQNRKKKKEQKKITKKIDDPSTELIYEVQDVPKDSALQKNFNNLYIEKTTWDWQEGNKKRSDQFINILFEPPMPKKQEKKDEAKDKPPSDKQGDQDDKEQQKGTPQSRGDTARGGKK
- a CDS encoding prepilin-type N-terminal cleavage/methylation domain-containing protein encodes the protein MKSGFTLLEILIATAISSLLMTILFFSYNQMNNVVRYVTDYTDIFDSAILVEQQITKDIAGAFIPVQAIEPKAKGQKEASTDEQQQQLEPEKKEQKRAVLKDPFVSKNVGKNMSMLSFITANPMRVYWGKKTGEPKPSIARVVYTLQEDKNSPKNQPRFSLYRQEGKGLELAPYTKKESSIERYLIAENIESCTLSFFVTVEKESEQEVSGKSQNNKDTSEVKKQKKEKEVEIKTFDDWHINEDKKDARSKSKLPDIVSMEITLADEVGRRNRTFKFAVGVAAKFTEIPEPKDQNEKEEKKPGPQPSKQQAKKEVLVTGANSVVQNIRAMFRT